From a region of the Lactuca sativa cultivar Salinas chromosome 4, Lsat_Salinas_v11, whole genome shotgun sequence genome:
- the LOC111901966 gene encoding inositol hexakisphosphate and diphosphoinositol-pentakisphosphate kinase VIP2 isoform X1, whose product MTERSENDDADRKITIGVCVMEKKVKCGLEVFSAPMGQILERLQAFGEFEIIHFGDRVILEEPVERWPICDCLIAFHSSGYPLEKAEAYAALRKPFLVNELEQQHLLHDRRKVYECLESYGIPVPRYALVNREKPYQDLDYFVEEEDFVEVHGQRFGKPFVEKPIHGDDHRIMIYYPSSAGGGMKELFRKVGNRSSEFHSEVRRVRRESSYIYEEFMPTGGTDVKVYTVGPEYAHAEARKSPVVDGVVMRNPDGKEVRYPVLLTPNEKQMAREVCIAFRQGVCGFDLLRCEGRSYVCDVNGWSFVKNSYKYYDDAACVLRKMFLDAKAPHLSTAIPPILPWKVNEPAQPSEGLTRQGSGIIGSFGQAEELRCVIAIVRHGDRTPKQKVKLKVTEEKLLNIMLKYNGGRPRAETKLKSAVQLQDLLDATRILVPHTSDSEAEYIEHAEKLRQVKAVLEEGGHFSGIYRKVQLKPLKWVKVLKGDTEEERPIEALMVLKYGGVLTHAGRKQAEELGRYFRNNMYPGEGTGLLRLHSTYRHDLKIYSSDEGRVQMSAAAFAKGLLDLEGQLTPILVSLVSKDSSMLDGLDNASIKMEEAKARLKELITSRAKLVQTNGSSKKPWMIDGAGIPPNASELLPKLVKLTKKVTEQVRLLAKDEDEKLTETTSYDVIPPYDQAKALGKTNIDVDRIAAGLPCGSEGFLLMYARWRKLERDLYNERKERYDITQIPDVYDSCKYDLLHNAHLNIEGLDELFKVAQLLADGVIPNEYGINPKQKLKIGSKIARRLLGKILIDLRNTREEAINVADLKSQCQNTSSIAVVKEHRDHRQKNEDSRRTGEKSKDPDDDEDKEIKYRLDPKYANVRTPERHVRTRLYFTSESHIHSLMNVLRYCNLDGSLKGEASLVCDSALERLLKTKELDYMSYIVLRMFENTDVNLEDPKRYRIEMTFSRGADLSPLEKNDLEASSLHQEHTLPIMGPERLQEVGSYLTLEKMEKMIRPFAMPAEDFPPPTIPQGFSGYFKSTGVLERLGDRNCSMVHATTTTTTTSHSFLSVSRDSFV is encoded by the exons ATGACGGAGAGGAGTGAGAACGATGATGCTGACAGGAAGATCACCATTGGCGTTTGCGTTATGGAAAAGAAGGTGAAATGCGGCCTGGAG GTTTTCTCGGCGCCAATGGGGCAAATTTTGGAAAGGTTGCAAGCTTTTGGTGAATTTGAG ATCATCCATTTCGGGGACAGAGTTATCctagaggaaccagtagagag GTGGCCAATTTGTGATTGTTTGATTGCTTTCCATTCTTCTGGGTATCCGCTTGAAAAAGCTGAAGCTTATGCTGCATTAAGGAA GCCTTTCCTTGTTAATGAACTTGAACAACAGCATCTTCTTCATGACAGGAGGAAAGTATATGAG TGTCTTGAATCATATGGAATTCCTGTTCCTCGATATGCACTTGTAAATAGAGAAAAACCATATCAAGATTTGGATTATTTTGTTGAGGAAGAAGATTTTGTTGAGGTTCATGGACAGAGATTTGGGAAGCCTTTTGTAGAGAAGCCCATACATG GTGACGATCATCGTATAATGATTTACTACCCCAGTTCAGCAGGAGGTGGCATGAAAGAATTGTTCCGAAAG GTTGGAAATAGATCAAGTGAGTTTCATTCAGAGGTTAGAAGAGTGAGGCGTGAGAGTTCTTACATATATGAAGAATTTATGCCAACTGGAGGAACAGATGTTAAg GTGTATACAGTTGGTCCAGAATATGCACATGCTGAAGCCAGGAAATCTCCTGTTGTTGATGGTGTTGTTATGAGAAACCCTGATGGAAAAGAA GTTAGGTATCCTGTGTTGCTTACACCAAATGAGAAGCAAATGGCAAGAGAAGTCTGCATTGCATTTAGacaaggg GTGTGCGGTTTTGATCTCTTACGATGCGAAGGTCGTTCATATGTTTGTGATGTGAACGGGTGGAGCTTTGTCAAGAACTCATACAA ATATTATGATGATGCTGCTTGTGTGTTGAGAAAGATGTTTCTAGATGCAAAAGCTCCCCATCTTTCAACAGCAATTCCACCAATTCTTCCATGGAAAGTCAACGAGCCAGCTCAGCCTTCTGAAGGACTAACACGTCAAGGGAGTGGAATCATTGGCTCATTTGGTCAAGCTGAAGAGCTTCGTTGTGTAATTGCCATTGTTCGTCA TGGTGATAGGACTCCAAAGCAAAAGGTGAAGTTGAAGGTCACTGAGGAAAAGTTGTTGAATATAATGCTAAAATACAATGGGGGAAGACCTAGAGCTGAG ACAAAACTCAAAAGTGCAGTCCAGTTGCAGGACTTGTTAGATGCTACACGTATACTGGTACCTCACACCAG TGACagtgaagcagaatacatcgaaCACGCAGAAAAACTGCGTCAAGTTAAAGCAGTTCTGGAAGAG GGTGGCCATTTCTCTGGTATTTATAGAAAAGTACAACTGAAGCCACTTAAATGGGTTAAAGTATTAAAAGGGGACACTGAAGAGGAACGCCCAATTGAAGCATTAATGGTTCTTAAATACGGAGGTGTTTTAACACATGCTGGCCGAAAACAG GCTGAAGAACTTGGTAGATATTTTCGAAACAACATGTATCCAG GTGAAGGCACAGGACTACTTCGCCTCCACAGTACATACCGACATGATCTCAAAATTTACAGCTCAGATGAAGGCCGTGTGCAG ATGTCAGCTGCTGCATTTGCCAAGGGGCTTCTAGACTTGGAAGGACAATTAACACCAATCCTG GTTTCACTTGTTAGCAAGGACTCTTCCATGTTAGATGGACTCGATAATGCAAGCATCAAGATGGAAGAAGCCAAA GCTCGATTAAAGGAGTTGATAACCTCTCGAGCAAAACTAGTTCAAACTAACGGATCATCAAAAAAACCATGGATGATCGATGGAGCTGGAATTCCTCCAAATGCTTCTGAACTTCTACCTAAACTG GTGAAACTGACGAAAAAGGTAACTGAACAAGTGAGACTACTTGCAAAAGATGAAGATGAAAAGCTTACAGAAACAACTTCATACGATGTGATTCCTCCATATGATCAAGCAAAAGCACTTGGGAAAACAAATATAGATGTCGATCGTATTGCTGCTGGATTACCCTGTGGGAGTGAAGGCTTTCTTCTAATGTATGCACGATGGAGGAAACTTGAAAGAGACTTGTATAATGAACGCAAAGA ACGATATGATATAACACAAATTCCAGATGTTTATGACTCATGCAAGTATGATCTCTTACACAATGCACATCTTAATATAGAAGGATTAGATGAGCTATTCAAAGTCGCCCAGTTATTAGCAGATGGTGTTATTCCTAATGAGTATGGCATCAATCCAAAGCAAAAGTTGAAGATAGGCTCAAAG ATTGCACGTCGTTTATTGGGGAAAATATTGATTGATTTGAGGAATACGCGAGAAGAAGCGATTAATGTTGCGGATTTGAAAAGTCAGTGTCAAAACACATCTTCTATTGCGGTTGTTAAAGAACATAGAGATCATCGCCAAAAGAATGAAGATTCAAGAAGGACAGGCGAAAAGTCAAAGGATCCGGATGATGATGAAGACAAAGAAATTAAATATCGGTTGGATCCAAA ATATGCTAATGTTCGGACACCGGAAAGACACGTCCGAACTCGCCTTTACTTTACATCG GAATCTCATATTCATTCCTTGATGAATGTTCTTCGTTACTGTAACTTGGATGGATCTCTTAAAGGGGAAGCTAGCCTTGTTTGTGATAGTGCTTTGGAACGTCTATTGAAAACCAAGGAACTTGACTACATGAGCTATATTGTCTTGAGGATGTTTGAGAATACAGAT GTGAATTTGGAAGATCCAAAGAGGTATCGTATAGAGATGACTTTTAGCCGTGGTGCTGACTTGTCGCCCTTAGAG AAAAACGACCTTGAGGCATCTTCATTACATCAAGAGCACACATTACCAATAATGGGGCCGGAAAGGCTACAAGAAGTGGGGTCATATCTGACCTTAGAAAAAATGGAAAAAATGA
- the LOC111901966 gene encoding inositol hexakisphosphate and diphosphoinositol-pentakisphosphate kinase VIP2 isoform X4: MTERSENDDADRKITIGVCVMEKKVKCGLEVFSAPMGQILERLQAFGEFEIIHFGDRVILEEPVERWPICDCLIAFHSSGYPLEKAEAYAALRKPFLVNELEQQHLLHDRRKVYECLESYGIPVPRYALVNREKPYQDLDYFVEEEDFVEVHGQRFGKPFVEKPIHGDDHRIMIYYPSSAGGGMKELFRKVGNRSSEFHSEVRRVRRESSYIYEEFMPTGGTDVKVYTVGPEYAHAEARKSPVVDGVVMRNPDGKEVRYPVLLTPNEKQMAREVCIAFRQGVCGFDLLRCEGRSYVCDVNGWSFVKNSYKYYDDAACVLRKMFLDAKAPHLSTAIPPILPWKVNEPAQPSEGLTRQGSGIIGSFGQAEELRCVIAIVRHGDRTPKQKVKLKVTEEKLLNIMLKYNGGRPRAETKLKSAVQLQDLLDATRILVPHTSDSEAEYIEHAEKLRQVKAVLEEGGHFSGIYRKVQLKPLKWVKVLKGDTEEERPIEALMVLKYGGVLTHAGRKQAEELGRYFRNNMYPGEGTGLLRLHSTYRHDLKIYSSDEGRVQMSAAAFAKGLLDLEGQLTPILVSLVSKDSSMLDGLDNASIKMEEAKARLKELITSRAKLVQTNGSSKKPWMIDGAGIPPNASELLPKLVKLTKKVTEQVRLLAKDEDEKLTETTSYDVIPPYDQAKALGKTNIDVDRIAAGLPCGSEGFLLMYARWRKLERDLYNERKERYDITQIPDVYDSCKYDLLHNAHLNIEGLDELFKVAQLLADGVIPNEYGINPKQKLKIGSKIARRLLGKILIDLRNTREEAINVADLKSQCQNTSSIAVVKEHRDHRQKNEDSRRTGEKSKDPDDDEDKEIKYRLDPKYANVRTPERHVRTRLYFTSESHIHSLMNVLRYCNLDGSLKGEASLVCDSALERLLKTKELDYMSYIVLRMFENTDVNLEDPKRYRIEMTFSRGADLSPLEKNDLEASSLHQEHTLPIMGPERLQEVGSYLTLEKMEKMIRPFAMPAEDFPPPTIPQGFSGYFKSTGVLERLVNLWPFHKHGYSHLK; encoded by the exons ATGACGGAGAGGAGTGAGAACGATGATGCTGACAGGAAGATCACCATTGGCGTTTGCGTTATGGAAAAGAAGGTGAAATGCGGCCTGGAG GTTTTCTCGGCGCCAATGGGGCAAATTTTGGAAAGGTTGCAAGCTTTTGGTGAATTTGAG ATCATCCATTTCGGGGACAGAGTTATCctagaggaaccagtagagag GTGGCCAATTTGTGATTGTTTGATTGCTTTCCATTCTTCTGGGTATCCGCTTGAAAAAGCTGAAGCTTATGCTGCATTAAGGAA GCCTTTCCTTGTTAATGAACTTGAACAACAGCATCTTCTTCATGACAGGAGGAAAGTATATGAG TGTCTTGAATCATATGGAATTCCTGTTCCTCGATATGCACTTGTAAATAGAGAAAAACCATATCAAGATTTGGATTATTTTGTTGAGGAAGAAGATTTTGTTGAGGTTCATGGACAGAGATTTGGGAAGCCTTTTGTAGAGAAGCCCATACATG GTGACGATCATCGTATAATGATTTACTACCCCAGTTCAGCAGGAGGTGGCATGAAAGAATTGTTCCGAAAG GTTGGAAATAGATCAAGTGAGTTTCATTCAGAGGTTAGAAGAGTGAGGCGTGAGAGTTCTTACATATATGAAGAATTTATGCCAACTGGAGGAACAGATGTTAAg GTGTATACAGTTGGTCCAGAATATGCACATGCTGAAGCCAGGAAATCTCCTGTTGTTGATGGTGTTGTTATGAGAAACCCTGATGGAAAAGAA GTTAGGTATCCTGTGTTGCTTACACCAAATGAGAAGCAAATGGCAAGAGAAGTCTGCATTGCATTTAGacaaggg GTGTGCGGTTTTGATCTCTTACGATGCGAAGGTCGTTCATATGTTTGTGATGTGAACGGGTGGAGCTTTGTCAAGAACTCATACAA ATATTATGATGATGCTGCTTGTGTGTTGAGAAAGATGTTTCTAGATGCAAAAGCTCCCCATCTTTCAACAGCAATTCCACCAATTCTTCCATGGAAAGTCAACGAGCCAGCTCAGCCTTCTGAAGGACTAACACGTCAAGGGAGTGGAATCATTGGCTCATTTGGTCAAGCTGAAGAGCTTCGTTGTGTAATTGCCATTGTTCGTCA TGGTGATAGGACTCCAAAGCAAAAGGTGAAGTTGAAGGTCACTGAGGAAAAGTTGTTGAATATAATGCTAAAATACAATGGGGGAAGACCTAGAGCTGAG ACAAAACTCAAAAGTGCAGTCCAGTTGCAGGACTTGTTAGATGCTACACGTATACTGGTACCTCACACCAG TGACagtgaagcagaatacatcgaaCACGCAGAAAAACTGCGTCAAGTTAAAGCAGTTCTGGAAGAG GGTGGCCATTTCTCTGGTATTTATAGAAAAGTACAACTGAAGCCACTTAAATGGGTTAAAGTATTAAAAGGGGACACTGAAGAGGAACGCCCAATTGAAGCATTAATGGTTCTTAAATACGGAGGTGTTTTAACACATGCTGGCCGAAAACAG GCTGAAGAACTTGGTAGATATTTTCGAAACAACATGTATCCAG GTGAAGGCACAGGACTACTTCGCCTCCACAGTACATACCGACATGATCTCAAAATTTACAGCTCAGATGAAGGCCGTGTGCAG ATGTCAGCTGCTGCATTTGCCAAGGGGCTTCTAGACTTGGAAGGACAATTAACACCAATCCTG GTTTCACTTGTTAGCAAGGACTCTTCCATGTTAGATGGACTCGATAATGCAAGCATCAAGATGGAAGAAGCCAAA GCTCGATTAAAGGAGTTGATAACCTCTCGAGCAAAACTAGTTCAAACTAACGGATCATCAAAAAAACCATGGATGATCGATGGAGCTGGAATTCCTCCAAATGCTTCTGAACTTCTACCTAAACTG GTGAAACTGACGAAAAAGGTAACTGAACAAGTGAGACTACTTGCAAAAGATGAAGATGAAAAGCTTACAGAAACAACTTCATACGATGTGATTCCTCCATATGATCAAGCAAAAGCACTTGGGAAAACAAATATAGATGTCGATCGTATTGCTGCTGGATTACCCTGTGGGAGTGAAGGCTTTCTTCTAATGTATGCACGATGGAGGAAACTTGAAAGAGACTTGTATAATGAACGCAAAGA ACGATATGATATAACACAAATTCCAGATGTTTATGACTCATGCAAGTATGATCTCTTACACAATGCACATCTTAATATAGAAGGATTAGATGAGCTATTCAAAGTCGCCCAGTTATTAGCAGATGGTGTTATTCCTAATGAGTATGGCATCAATCCAAAGCAAAAGTTGAAGATAGGCTCAAAG ATTGCACGTCGTTTATTGGGGAAAATATTGATTGATTTGAGGAATACGCGAGAAGAAGCGATTAATGTTGCGGATTTGAAAAGTCAGTGTCAAAACACATCTTCTATTGCGGTTGTTAAAGAACATAGAGATCATCGCCAAAAGAATGAAGATTCAAGAAGGACAGGCGAAAAGTCAAAGGATCCGGATGATGATGAAGACAAAGAAATTAAATATCGGTTGGATCCAAA ATATGCTAATGTTCGGACACCGGAAAGACACGTCCGAACTCGCCTTTACTTTACATCG GAATCTCATATTCATTCCTTGATGAATGTTCTTCGTTACTGTAACTTGGATGGATCTCTTAAAGGGGAAGCTAGCCTTGTTTGTGATAGTGCTTTGGAACGTCTATTGAAAACCAAGGAACTTGACTACATGAGCTATATTGTCTTGAGGATGTTTGAGAATACAGAT GTGAATTTGGAAGATCCAAAGAGGTATCGTATAGAGATGACTTTTAGCCGTGGTGCTGACTTGTCGCCCTTAGAG AAAAACGACCTTGAGGCATCTTCATTACATCAAGAGCACACATTACCAATAATGGGGCCGGAAAGGCTACAAGAAGTGGGGTCATATCTGACCTTAGAAAAAATGGAAAAAATGA
- the LOC111901966 gene encoding inositol hexakisphosphate and diphosphoinositol-pentakisphosphate kinase VIP2 isoform X2, translated as MTERSENDDADRKITIGVCVMEKKVKCGLEVFSAPMGQILERLQAFGEFEIIHFGDRVILEEPVERWPICDCLIAFHSSGYPLEKAEAYAALRKPFLVNELEQQHLLHDRRKVYECLESYGIPVPRYALVNREKPYQDLDYFVEEEDFVEVHGQRFGKPFVEKPIHGDDHRIMIYYPSSAGGGMKELFRKVGNRSSEFHSEVRRVRRESSYIYEEFMPTGGTDVKVYTVGPEYAHAEARKSPVVDGVVMRNPDGKEVRYPVLLTPNEKQMAREVCIAFRQGVCGFDLLRCEGRSYVCDVNGWSFVKNSYKYYDDAACVLRKMFLDAKAPHLSTAIPPILPWKVNEPAQPSEGLTRQGSGIIGSFGQAEELRCVIAIVRHGDRTPKQKVKLKVTEEKLLNIMLKYNGGRPRAETKLKSAVQLQDLLDATRILVPHTSEAEYIEHAEKLRQVKAVLEEGGHFSGIYRKVQLKPLKWVKVLKGDTEEERPIEALMVLKYGGVLTHAGRKQAEELGRYFRNNMYPGEGTGLLRLHSTYRHDLKIYSSDEGRVQMSAAAFAKGLLDLEGQLTPILVSLVSKDSSMLDGLDNASIKMEEAKARLKELITSRAKLVQTNGSSKKPWMIDGAGIPPNASELLPKLVKLTKKVTEQVRLLAKDEDEKLTETTSYDVIPPYDQAKALGKTNIDVDRIAAGLPCGSEGFLLMYARWRKLERDLYNERKERYDITQIPDVYDSCKYDLLHNAHLNIEGLDELFKVAQLLADGVIPNEYGINPKQKLKIGSKIARRLLGKILIDLRNTREEAINVADLKSQCQNTSSIAVVKEHRDHRQKNEDSRRTGEKSKDPDDDEDKEIKYRLDPKYANVRTPERHVRTRLYFTSESHIHSLMNVLRYCNLDGSLKGEASLVCDSALERLLKTKELDYMSYIVLRMFENTDVNLEDPKRYRIEMTFSRGADLSPLEKNDLEASSLHQEHTLPIMGPERLQEVGSYLTLEKMEKMIRPFAMPAEDFPPPTIPQGFSGYFKSTGVLERLGDRNCSMVHATTTTTTTSHSFLSVSRDSFV; from the exons ATGACGGAGAGGAGTGAGAACGATGATGCTGACAGGAAGATCACCATTGGCGTTTGCGTTATGGAAAAGAAGGTGAAATGCGGCCTGGAG GTTTTCTCGGCGCCAATGGGGCAAATTTTGGAAAGGTTGCAAGCTTTTGGTGAATTTGAG ATCATCCATTTCGGGGACAGAGTTATCctagaggaaccagtagagag GTGGCCAATTTGTGATTGTTTGATTGCTTTCCATTCTTCTGGGTATCCGCTTGAAAAAGCTGAAGCTTATGCTGCATTAAGGAA GCCTTTCCTTGTTAATGAACTTGAACAACAGCATCTTCTTCATGACAGGAGGAAAGTATATGAG TGTCTTGAATCATATGGAATTCCTGTTCCTCGATATGCACTTGTAAATAGAGAAAAACCATATCAAGATTTGGATTATTTTGTTGAGGAAGAAGATTTTGTTGAGGTTCATGGACAGAGATTTGGGAAGCCTTTTGTAGAGAAGCCCATACATG GTGACGATCATCGTATAATGATTTACTACCCCAGTTCAGCAGGAGGTGGCATGAAAGAATTGTTCCGAAAG GTTGGAAATAGATCAAGTGAGTTTCATTCAGAGGTTAGAAGAGTGAGGCGTGAGAGTTCTTACATATATGAAGAATTTATGCCAACTGGAGGAACAGATGTTAAg GTGTATACAGTTGGTCCAGAATATGCACATGCTGAAGCCAGGAAATCTCCTGTTGTTGATGGTGTTGTTATGAGAAACCCTGATGGAAAAGAA GTTAGGTATCCTGTGTTGCTTACACCAAATGAGAAGCAAATGGCAAGAGAAGTCTGCATTGCATTTAGacaaggg GTGTGCGGTTTTGATCTCTTACGATGCGAAGGTCGTTCATATGTTTGTGATGTGAACGGGTGGAGCTTTGTCAAGAACTCATACAA ATATTATGATGATGCTGCTTGTGTGTTGAGAAAGATGTTTCTAGATGCAAAAGCTCCCCATCTTTCAACAGCAATTCCACCAATTCTTCCATGGAAAGTCAACGAGCCAGCTCAGCCTTCTGAAGGACTAACACGTCAAGGGAGTGGAATCATTGGCTCATTTGGTCAAGCTGAAGAGCTTCGTTGTGTAATTGCCATTGTTCGTCA TGGTGATAGGACTCCAAAGCAAAAGGTGAAGTTGAAGGTCACTGAGGAAAAGTTGTTGAATATAATGCTAAAATACAATGGGGGAAGACCTAGAGCTGAG ACAAAACTCAAAAGTGCAGTCCAGTTGCAGGACTTGTTAGATGCTACACGTATACTGGTACCTCACACCAG tgaagcagaatacatcgaaCACGCAGAAAAACTGCGTCAAGTTAAAGCAGTTCTGGAAGAG GGTGGCCATTTCTCTGGTATTTATAGAAAAGTACAACTGAAGCCACTTAAATGGGTTAAAGTATTAAAAGGGGACACTGAAGAGGAACGCCCAATTGAAGCATTAATGGTTCTTAAATACGGAGGTGTTTTAACACATGCTGGCCGAAAACAG GCTGAAGAACTTGGTAGATATTTTCGAAACAACATGTATCCAG GTGAAGGCACAGGACTACTTCGCCTCCACAGTACATACCGACATGATCTCAAAATTTACAGCTCAGATGAAGGCCGTGTGCAG ATGTCAGCTGCTGCATTTGCCAAGGGGCTTCTAGACTTGGAAGGACAATTAACACCAATCCTG GTTTCACTTGTTAGCAAGGACTCTTCCATGTTAGATGGACTCGATAATGCAAGCATCAAGATGGAAGAAGCCAAA GCTCGATTAAAGGAGTTGATAACCTCTCGAGCAAAACTAGTTCAAACTAACGGATCATCAAAAAAACCATGGATGATCGATGGAGCTGGAATTCCTCCAAATGCTTCTGAACTTCTACCTAAACTG GTGAAACTGACGAAAAAGGTAACTGAACAAGTGAGACTACTTGCAAAAGATGAAGATGAAAAGCTTACAGAAACAACTTCATACGATGTGATTCCTCCATATGATCAAGCAAAAGCACTTGGGAAAACAAATATAGATGTCGATCGTATTGCTGCTGGATTACCCTGTGGGAGTGAAGGCTTTCTTCTAATGTATGCACGATGGAGGAAACTTGAAAGAGACTTGTATAATGAACGCAAAGA ACGATATGATATAACACAAATTCCAGATGTTTATGACTCATGCAAGTATGATCTCTTACACAATGCACATCTTAATATAGAAGGATTAGATGAGCTATTCAAAGTCGCCCAGTTATTAGCAGATGGTGTTATTCCTAATGAGTATGGCATCAATCCAAAGCAAAAGTTGAAGATAGGCTCAAAG ATTGCACGTCGTTTATTGGGGAAAATATTGATTGATTTGAGGAATACGCGAGAAGAAGCGATTAATGTTGCGGATTTGAAAAGTCAGTGTCAAAACACATCTTCTATTGCGGTTGTTAAAGAACATAGAGATCATCGCCAAAAGAATGAAGATTCAAGAAGGACAGGCGAAAAGTCAAAGGATCCGGATGATGATGAAGACAAAGAAATTAAATATCGGTTGGATCCAAA ATATGCTAATGTTCGGACACCGGAAAGACACGTCCGAACTCGCCTTTACTTTACATCG GAATCTCATATTCATTCCTTGATGAATGTTCTTCGTTACTGTAACTTGGATGGATCTCTTAAAGGGGAAGCTAGCCTTGTTTGTGATAGTGCTTTGGAACGTCTATTGAAAACCAAGGAACTTGACTACATGAGCTATATTGTCTTGAGGATGTTTGAGAATACAGAT GTGAATTTGGAAGATCCAAAGAGGTATCGTATAGAGATGACTTTTAGCCGTGGTGCTGACTTGTCGCCCTTAGAG AAAAACGACCTTGAGGCATCTTCATTACATCAAGAGCACACATTACCAATAATGGGGCCGGAAAGGCTACAAGAAGTGGGGTCATATCTGACCTTAGAAAAAATGGAAAAAATGA